The DNA window GAGCATCCCACTTCTTTTGCCATGAGTTTCCCAACTCCTCCATCGCCTCACACACCTCCGCAGAGCGGCCGTGCCAGCGGAGGCGATACCAGACCTCCCACTTTGCTGCGGGAATACAGCAGTGGTGTGTTCTTCCTTTGCACGGCCTCACTCGACCGTAGCAATGAAAGGGATATGGGGAATCAAGTAGTGGAGCGGAGATAAAAGGAATCACATTTTCTCTATTATGTGCCTCATtctatgctttgtttttttccagttgcctACAAATACCATTCAATCTTCCTCAgtactttttgtttcatttcctcccACACGATGCAGCTACGTACCAGCTGTGGCTTTGTCCTTTCGCTGCTGCAGTTAAGTTTTTAactcttttctgcagctttacCAACACTCTTAGATGTGAGGGACAGAAGGGTGGACAGAGCGGCCCGTTACTCTCTCACTCGTGCTGCCCATGCGCGCCCAGCCTGGCCGGGCTGCGGAGGAGCCGGTGCCAACGTGGCCGGCAACGCTGAAGGAACCgctgctttctgctctgttccAGGCTGTGCGGGTACCCTCCTTTCTACGAAGAGACCGAATCCAAACTGTTTGAAAAGATTAAGGAAGGCTACTATGAGTTTGAGTCTCCGTTTTGGGACGATATCTCTGAGTCAGGTACAGCCCTGGCGCTGGGAACCACAGCGCTCCCTCCCACCAGCTGCAATCCTGATCCCTGCGACCCGCGGGCACGATCCTGCACCAGCCGagcccccaggcaccccccaTCCTGGCACTTCACATCCTGCCCATAACGCAGCATGGCGGCTGAAGCCTGTTACCCTAACTCTGATTTCCACAAACAATTAGTGACCTCAGAGTGGGCTtcggtttcccttggaagcagaagaacttcagggttttttcaccccatttttggtttttgggggagttggggtttttttcttttttcttttcccctttgcttttttccccatcacatCACATTTCCTTACAGCAACACGGCCCGCCGCATCAGCCACCTTTGTGCCCTTCCACCAAACTCACCCGCTCGTGGAGCTTGCCTGCCCAGAGCGTACTGAAGGCAGCATCTTGGCAGCGTATTTTAAACATCGATCTTCTATATACACAAACAAAACTAGCAGGAGGTTTGTTAGGACTTAATGACAAATGCTGCAatcctccctgaaaaaaaaaaaaaaaaaaaagataaatggaggGATACAAGTGCTCTTTAGGGCAACTTCTAAATCTGCTCTGTTTGCACTTTCTGATGGTTATTTTAGAGTTATTTTTTAGCTGAATTATTCAACTCAAATTCACATAATCTAAGCGTTAAGGTTGGCACATCCCCAGTTAACATTTTTTCACCTGGGGCCCTTCACAACAAACGTCTCCCTTTAAGGGAGCGATGGAGCGGTACAAACACCTCCTCCTCGGGGCTGACCTTTGCCGTGTTTACCCACCAGCGTTTGCCGTGTCCTGTTAGGATTGTATCTTGGAACAAGGagaaaataaccttttctctctgcttctcctccccccGCAAACAGCCAAGGATTTCATCAGACACTTACTGGAGAAAAACCCGAACGCGAGGTTTACCTGTGAAGAAGCCCTGCGGCACCCATGGTGAGAGGACCAGGGCCCCGGCAGTAGCCGGTGGCAACAGGGCTTCACCAGCCCCTGGGCTCGCTCCACACGCCCAGTGGTAGCCGAGAGCAGGGGTGTTTCCCCAACCCCTGTTACTAATGTCACCGTCTGCCTCTGCATGGCCCtgggtgtttcttttttatgtgcgaagaaagaaaatgatgaaTAATTAAAGATGCAATTTGTGCATATTTGCCTCCATAAACAGAGGCAAAGATGAAATCCCATCCTGAGCTTCCCCAGGCTTtgaagtgtgtgtttgtgttacattttgttgctgtttttccttgGGGTTTAATTATTGCTGATTGAACGTACAAAGCAGTTAGTTGCCTCCAAAATGTGGAATGCCTTACAAATGCCATCTGCCTACGAGcccattttcttctctccccatctGCAGGATTAATGGAAATACAGCCCTTCACCGTGACATATACCCATCTGTCAGCGCTCAGATTCAGAAAAACTTTGCAAAGAGCAAATGGAGGGTAAGTGGTTTGCTGGTGGGAGCCTCGAGCCATTTCACTGACAAACGCCAGTTGCTGCCATCCAGCAACGCGCGAGGCTTCAGCTGGGTGGGGAAGCAGCCGAAAGCCGGGATCCTCCAAAGGCTGCCTGAAAACTGCACGCCCTTACTGTTTATAGTATGATTGGACCAATATTCCCTGCTGCAATGCAGACTAGTAGATTTACCACAAACAGAGCGCTAGAGTGGGCTCgccaagaaagaaaaggggagggggaaatgatTATTGCCTTTACACCAAGAGAGGGAAATTGGTGCTCCGTCAGCAGATCTTTTTGCGAGCTTAatccagcttttcctcttttcagtctTGAAGACAAATTGGTACTTCATTTATACCAAGTGTTTTAGTAAGAATTTAGGCGGCGAGAGGAATGCCATAGGAACCACGTGTACGacagcattttaaatacattcaaaattcagttttagTCTCCATTTCTCACTGCGGGGTAATTTACAGCTGTTCCCCGATTGCCTCCTGTAGAAGTGGTTGTCATCTTCCAAAGCATCTGCAGTTTGCACTCACTGGAAACCGCGGTGTTTATGCCAGGAAGGAGCACATCCCACTTTCCACACACTGTGCAGACAGACAGTGGGTGCTGCCCAGCACGGCACTGCCCGCCCTAAGGGGGGACAGTCCCTTCGTCCCCCAGCACCCGCCCAGCCTGGCATCGCTCCGTGCTCACCGTGgggtttttctctccttccccagcaagcCTTCAACGCTGCAGCCGTTGTGCACCATATGAAGAAGCTCCACATGAACGGTCACGCAGCAGCCGAAAGCACCCTCCCCGTTATACAAGTCTTGGAGGCATCCAGACCCAACACACCCATGGTGGCCAGCCGGCCAGCAACGCCAAACGACGACCAGGACACGTCCCAAGCTCTGGTCCCCACGCGGGGCTGCCCAAACCCTCCCTCTCAGCTGGAACAAGGCACAGGAATGAGAGAGGGAGAGCTGCAAAGCCACTCGGAGAACGCAGCACTGCCCACGGGCAGCAGCCTGGTCCTGCCGGAGAACCACAGCCCGCCGAGCAGAACGTCCTgcggctgcagcccagcctgcatGGGGCACGAGAAAACAAAGGCGTCCTTCTGCTCTGAGACGGTGCTGcttaaaaaatctgcaaaatccCAGTAGGTATCCAAGTCATTAGCCATAATTTACAACAAATTATATGGGAGTAACCATCCCTGGAAGGAGTGACCTGGCACATGAGTTGCCAGCCCCAGGTGGAgacagaaaggagggaggaatACGGCCAGAAGCAAACGTTCTGAGCGGCTGGGCAGCCGTGCCCAGCCAAGTCTCTTCCATGCGTGTGGGAGCATCAGGTGAGGCACGTTGCTGAGGCCGCGTGGCAAAGCCTGCAGCGGGCTGAGGCAGCAGTGCTCAGCTCCCACACTCCATGGACTCCAGAAATTACCTGTGGTTAAAGCTGCTGATGCCAATTGCTCAGCTGGTGCCGAGTGACCAGACCCTGCCTTTGCTGCAGCGTTGACTCGCacccagctctgctttgctttcagcagCTGATGTTCTTTATATTAAAACCCCATTTTCAATTCACCCACAGAATGATCGTAAATAttgctatttctcttttttcttgtttctcttccgATTCTTCCATTTCCAAGCAGTCATTTCAAATCAGAAGGTCTTGTTGCAATGAAAACAAGTAAACACTCTTCTCACTGCAGCACTGGGCAAACTGGAGTTTGTTTGGTCATGTGATGAGGAGGCAGCCACGGGGCTCCCCGCATTGCCAGCGGTAAGTGCTCCGCAATCCAATCACTAGCTGCTTTTAATTAATCCCATTATGGCATGAAAAAGGGAAAGGCACAAATAGCAAAGCGATTGTACATGAAATAAATTGACTTGCAGGGTTTTTTGCAATAGAAGCAGCCTTAACCTTTCAGCTTCCATTAAGGACAGTGCAGTGACTCTGAATCCAACCTTTACAACTACGCCAGGGTTGCCCGAGGAGCGTGTGAAGGGAAGCCAAGCATGGACCCGGCCTATCAAACTCTACAGTTATTCAAAGCTGCTCACTGGGAACCACACTGGAACCAAACAGCTTCATCAGCTGGGATTAGGGCTTTTCAGCTGGGTCTCAGCTCTGCCCATGAGCAAGGGGCTGACAACAGGCTGCTGGTCCATGGCAAAGCGTAGACAGGGCATCTCTGCAGCCCGAAGGgccattccccttcccaggtTCGGTCCAGGCAGGTCAGTTTTAGTGGCTTCATTACCAGAGCAGAACATGGAGATGTTCGTTTTGTAGGTGAGCAGAGTACAATCGTGAAAATTTCACCCTGTTTGACCACAGCTCAGATTAATTCGGGACCAGCTAAACTGTTAGCATTTGCACCATACTGTGTATGAGCAGTAAGAAGTACTGCTATGAGATcctgcaataaagaatgctcCTCAAAGGTGAGCATACGCGAGCACAGTGCACAAAAGCTACATAAAGCGAGCTACATCCTATCATCTTTCATGACACTCTCTACTGATGAGATTATATGAACAGAACTGTAATATACAAAGGATTAATAGAAGAGACAAATGCAAGTAAGATCTACTATAGGCTCCAAAAAGGTCCATTCCAATAACCCTTTATAAATAAGGCACACAAAGGGATCTAAGCTGTTCCTAACCCCCAAGCTCCCGGTTATTAACAGAGCACGTTTTGAAAGCGGCAGTCTAGTGAAACAAAGTTCAATCCTCAACTGAAATTCTCTCTCTTGCAGAAACAGAAGGGCTGTTTTACTCTTTTCTGCACTTCAAAGCCAGACATCAACAGCGCAAGCAAGAAAGGAGGCTGTGTCCCGCCAGCAGCAGGTGGGCAGCAGCGTCTCTGAGCAGCGACCGACTGGTGACAGCAGCACGTTAGTCCCAGGAATCCATCAATGCAGTGACCTCGGGGTGTCTCTGGATCGTTAAAGCTGGGAGAAGGCACTTTAGCAAGGGAAAGTCTGAGGCTACTGCTAGCATATTCAGTGTATATTATCCATACAACATCGCTCGGTGCtgtaagcttttgttttctgtatacTGTTTAGCTGTCCAATGCATAATAAGTACACTGCACAACATCAAGCCTATAAACCAAAGCCATGCAGAGTTTTACTCAGTGGCAGCTCAGTTATTTTCACAATCTGCATCCCATCCACTCCTTGGATTTTGATTAGCCCCAGGCTTCGGCACTCTGAAGTTCAGCATCAACCAGCTGCCCGGGCTGCACAGTTCTCACTTCAGCTATGAAAGGAGAGACAGCCTGCTAGCAACCTCCGTATGTCTGATAATAATCACAGCAAGGACTAAATTCTCTGCTTTCAAGTCTGTAATTGCACAATAAATACTTGCTTAATAaagctgagttttgttttgtaaagagCCTGTTGGTTATTCATAGAAATTTAATGTGGAAACGGTCTATTAAGTCCCTTCTAAAGCATTCCCTGTGCATCTGCAGACCTGCTCCCCCTGGTATTTTTCTGGCGAAGTGTGACATGGTAAATAAGCAGATCATGGCAGAAAGTCAAACAAGACATTTGACTTCACCTTTGAGTATGAGATCACGTTTCTCTTACTTGCATAAATATAGCTATATTATATAGATATGATAGAGATAAAATTCCATTTCTGTGATCCAGTTCTCAAAGATCTAGGAGGGAAGTACTGAAGCCACGACAAGTTTTAAGGATAACTGCAGCATagataaaaagttttaaaaggccCCACATGAGGGTTTTAATTTGAACAGTGAAGTTCCGCTAAAAGCTTGAATTGGCTAaaacaagaacaagaaataatGTCTCGGTTTATAAACCCCTCTGGAAATAGCAGCTTTGTGGATGTCTTCATTTGCAATGGAAGACTGATGtctctccccctttttcctccaaCACCGGGCAGCTTCAGCCAGTCCAAGCGAGGTTAGCCCTCTCCAGGGGGCTGCTCCTTTGGCTCAGTGCAGCTCTTTTCCAGAGGTACAGAAACTCAATTTGCTAAAAATAGAGACATTAGGCACATGAGAACTCCAGCCAGAAAACGGGAATAAATACAGAAGTCAGTGCctgcagaggaggaagacagTGCCGTTGGAGCGCGGGCAGCTCGCTCAGGAGCAGCTCTCGTAGTAGGCGACTTGCTTGTTGATGGCGTCCCGGATCCTTCCCACCCGCTCCTCCAGGCCCGACAGCCTGGCCGACTTGGACATCAAAGCCTTGTTGCTTTCCTGAATCTCCGTCTCTAAAGCTGAGGAGAGAGCGCAGGAAAGGGTGATGTGATGATCGGACAGGAGGAATGCATCATGGCCCTTGCCCTCCCCAGCAGGTTGGGCTGAGCCTCCACCTCCctcctgcacagctctgctggggcaaggaaaacaaatactgcatcttcctcctcctgtgttcctccctctccccctcaaaaaaaccccaacatgacTGCTCCAAACAAAGCCGTCACTTTTGAATGCTTAAAAATGGAAGCGAGCGTGTGGAAGAAAACAGGGGGACGCTGACATCGCAGGCAGGGCGTCCCTTCCACAAGGCCACTCACGCACCCTTGCAAAATCTAAATTTACTGGCACAGCACCAGCAGATGCAGCCCAATTCTGCACCATCTCACTGCCCAAAGTATGCTGTCTTCCTTGCAATTTCTTCCCCTCACCCCGCTGGGAGTCAAAAGGCCTTCCCCAGTGTGTGAGATTATTACATTGAGCTCACAAAGAGTCTTACTTTCCATCCTCAGCATCATGGTCAAAGTTTCCTCAAACAGAGCCTGTGCCTCCAGGTCTATGCTCTGcaccctgctgccctgctctcccagagGCGGGCTCTGCTCCATCCTTCTCTTCAGCTCAGCGTACATCTGTTTCACTTGTTCGAAAGCCTGTGGAAATGCAAATAAGCAGTGCAGGTAGGATCAAGCAAATAGACTGGGGGGAAGGGGATTTTTCCAATGTTGAATCCCTTTTAAGTTTTATAGGGATATTGCACTAGAGCTTTGCTGTGATGTTATCATGCAAATCTGTAACAGTTTGTGACACACTCCCGAAAGATGCTGACTGACAGCTGTATGGGCTACTCTGCCTCAGGCAGGAGATACAGCAGAGAGAAGTCTCCAGCAAATAGCACTAGGATTAAGAAAGATCCTGGGAAAATTCAGTAGTGGGATAATGAATCTGATTAATACAAAGTGACATGACAACATGTAAGCCATGGCCCGAACAGAAAAGCCTCTTCGCCTCATCCAAAAATATGCCAGGACACAGCTGGCTTTGCTGTCTAACAACAGTGAGGAAGCGGAGCATGGCTGTGACCGCCCTGCCTGGTGCCACGCCGGAGCCCGGTACCTGCTGCGCGCTCCTGGCCTGCTCGCCCGCCTGCCCAGCCGTCTGCTGCGCGTCTGTGGCCCGCAGGCGGTTCTGGTCCGCTCCGCGCTGC is part of the Larus michahellis chromosome 21, bLarMic1.1, whole genome shotgun sequence genome and encodes:
- the CAMK1G gene encoding calcium/calmodulin-dependent protein kinase type 1G isoform X3, whose product is MGRKEEDDSSSWKKQTTNIRKTFIFMEALGSGAFSEVFLVKQRSTGKLFALKCIKKSPLIRESSLENEIAVLKKIKHENIVTLEDIYESTTHFYLVMQLVSGGELFDRILERGVYTEKDASVVIHQVLTAVKYLHENGIVHRDLKPENLLYLTPEENSKIMITDFGLSKMEQNGIMSTACGTPGYVAPEVLAQKPYSKAVDCWSIGVITYILLCGYPPFYEETESKLFEKIKEGYYEFESPFWDDISESAKDFIRHLLEKNPNARFTCEEALRHPWINGNTALHRDIYPSVSAQIQKNFAKSKWRQAFNAAAVVHHMKKLHMNGHAAAESTLPVIQVLEASRPNTPMVASRPATPNDDQDTSQALVPTRGCPNPPSQLEQGTGMREGELQSHSENAALPTGSSLVLPENHSPPSRTSCGCSPACMGHEKTKASFCSETVLLKKSAKSHSHFKSEGLVAMKTSKHSSHCSTGQTGVCLVM